The genomic segment TGTTTTATCATTTTCAAAAAAGTAGTTCCTGCCATGTAGGGCATTTTTAGATCTAAAATGATCACATCAGGTTCAAAGTCATCAATTTTTGATAACGCGTCCTCCCCATCAGTAGCAACTTCAACAAGATAATCTTCCTTTTTTAAGCTCCTTTTCAGTCCAAGCAAAAGGTTTTTATCATCATCAACTATTAGTAATTTTGATTTTGGAAAACGATTTAACACGAGTATTAACGCTCTTAAATTTCAATCTGGAGGGATAATTTAATTTTTTGTATTAATAGAGTTGCTTATTAAGTTATAAATCTCTTCAAATTGTACAGGTTTTGGAATGAAATCAAAAGCTCCGCTGGAGATCCATTCTGCCTTCGATTTTAAATCGTCAACACCGCTGATTATGATCACATCAGCGGATGAATCTGACCAGGCTTCCTTTGCTTTGGGAAACAGCCATTTGATCATCTTTAGTGTTTCATTGCCATCCAGAATTGGCATCCCGATGTCCAGGAGAATGCAGTCAGGCTTAAAGTCTCCAATTTTTAACAATCCGTCCTTTCCATTTGATGCGACATCAACAATAAAACCTTTTTTAATGAGAAGTCTTTTAAGGCTTGCTTGCAAATTCAAATCGTCATCGATAATTAAAATTTTAGTTTTTTTAATTTGGGATTCCATAAGCTTTATTTATCTGGTTAATTTGGTTTTGAATAGGGTTTCTTTAATATATCCAATGATGTTGCCGATGAGATCATCTCTTTTTTTAAATCTTCCCTCCAGAATATTAATGATATTATTATTTAAACGATAGTAGTCATCAGTGCTTAATTTTTTGGCGCTGATGAGTATGACGGGTATTGATTCCCATTCAGTTTTTGATCGCAATCTTTCAAGAAATTCAAAACCATCCATTACCGGCATCATTAAATCAAGGAGAATCAAATCCGGTTTTTTCTTTGAAATTTGTTCCAGTGCTTTTTCTCCATTTTCAGCTTCTTCTAAGATGAATCCATTTGGCTTCAGGCTATGCTTGAGCAATTCTATCTGGTCGGGATCGTCTTCAATAATCAGAACATTATTATCGTTACCTTCGTTTGAGTAATTTTTTAATACAGAAATTATTCGACGTCGGTCCACCGGTTTTTCAAAGTATTCTGCTGTTCCAAATATATATTGCTGGTTATTATCATCAATCATTGAAAATAAAATCAATGGGATGCCTGAAAGTTGCGGATGTGTTTTTAAACTTATCAGCGCATCCCATCCATCATTTTTCGACATGTTTATGTCAAGAACAATCACCCCAGGATTCATTGCCTTGGCACGTTCCAGACCGTCAATAGAATTATAGGCGGCGAAAAATGTGAATTCCTCCTTTTCAAGTCTCCACATCATCATGTCCTGTAAATACGGATTTTCTGCGATTACCAGCACGGTGGAATTTTCAGGTGCTTCAAATATGTTCATTTTCTTCTTTAATCTTCTTTTCTTCCTGCGGATTTACTTTCTTCGCGGGGATGCGAACTTTAAAAGTCGACCCCTGTCCAATAATGCTTTCGACAGAAATATCCCCACCCATCATCTCGCAAAACTGCTTGCTGATTGCCAGCCCCAAACCTGTCCCTCCATACTTTCTGGTTGTAGAGGAGTCCGCCTGGGTGAAACTTTGAAATATAATTTTCAGTTGTTCAGGAGTCATTCCTATTCCAGTATCTGCGACTTCAAACATATATTCTTCCTGATTGTTGGATTGGGTTTGCTTAACTGTTAGAGACACTAATCCTTCCCTGGTAAACTTTGTTGCATTATTCAACAGATTCAGGAGAACTTGTTTGAGCTTTGTCTGGTCAGTTAGAATGACTCCAGGAGAACATTCAAACTTAACTGAAAAAGTGTTGTGGTTTTTTCCAACAGTTGGCTCAATGATTGATGCTACATTATTAACTAAAGAGGAGAGATCGCAGGGTTCATAATAAAGCTCTGTTTTCCCAGCTTCGATTTTTGATATATCCAATATGTCATTGACAAGTTTTAGCAGATGTAATCCCGCTTTCTTTATTTTCTCCACATCCGTTATGATTTCATCATCAGGGCTATTTTCCGATACCCGCTCCATAATCAAATCGCTATAACCTATCACTGCATTCAAGGGGGTCCGCAACTCATGA from the Nitrospinota bacterium genome contains:
- a CDS encoding response regulator translates to MLVLNRFPKSKLLIVDDDKNLLLGLKRSLKKEDYLVEVATDGEDALSKIDDFEPDVIILDLKMPYMAGTTFLKMIKQFYPAIEVIILTGSTDFNSYTECQDNGAFSWVTKPLNIDSLILKINSAMALVSIKKEAKSKRQNFRGRH
- a CDS encoding response regulator, with the translated sequence MESQIKKTKILIIDDDLNLQASLKRLLIKKGFIVDVASNGKDGLLKIGDFKPDCILLDIGMPILDGNETLKMIKWLFPKAKEAWSDSSADVIIISGVDDLKSKAEWISSGAFDFIPKPVQFEEIYNLISNSINTKN
- a CDS encoding response regulator, whose translation is MNIFEAPENSTVLVIAENPYLQDMMMWRLEKEEFTFFAAYNSIDGLERAKAMNPGVIVLDINMSKNDGWDALISLKTHPQLSGIPLILFSMIDDNNQQYIFGTAEYFEKPVDRRRIISVLKNYSNEGNDNNVLIIEDDPDQIELLKHSLKPNGFILEEAENGEKALEQISKKKPDLILLDLMMPVMDGFEFLERLRSKTEWESIPVILISAKKLSTDDYYRLNNNIINILEGRFKKRDDLIGNIIGYIKETLFKTKLTR
- a CDS encoding response regulator, with amino-acid sequence MEKKNLLFVDDDTHLLSSLRRLLNSHRQEWNMEFVATVEEATSRVHTMNIDVVVSDVSMPGKGGFDLLKELRNNGETKDIPVVMLTGMEDREFKQEALNLGATDLLNKPIDLEELLSRLKNSLHLKSYFDQIKTFNDELARKVEERTENLKTANSNLQKAILVAESANKIKSEFLATMSHELRTPLNAVIGYSDLIMERVSENSPDDEIITDVEKIKKAGLHLLKLVNDILDISKIEAGKTELYYEPCDLSSLVNNVASIIEPTVGKNHNTFSVKFECSPGVILTDQTKLKQVLLNLLNNATKFTREGLVSLTVKQTQSNNQEEYMFEVADTGIGMTPEQLKIIFQSFTQADSSTTRKYGGTGLGLAISKQFCEMMGGDISVESIIGQGSTFKVRIPAKKVNPQEEKKIKEENEHI